From the Candidatus Omnitrophota bacterium genome, one window contains:
- a CDS encoding hydrogenase maturation nickel metallochaperone HypA, which yields MHELSLARPLAQEIEEKCGGRTPSKIIIAVGEASGIDSAFLRHSFEDHIFPEKKWQSASLVFEKEAPTLICLKCGKILEEATQFACPDCGNIDIGINSGNRVYVKEVICK from the coding sequence ATGCACGAATTAAGTCTAGCAAGGCCTCTGGCGCAGGAAATAGAAGAAAAATGCGGCGGCAGAACACCCTCAAAAATCATAATTGCGGTCGGCGAGGCGTCCGGCATTGATAGCGCTTTTCTCCGTCATTCCTTTGAAGACCACATTTTCCCTGAAAAAAAATGGCAGAGTGCGTCGCTGGTATTTGAAAAGGAAGCCCCTACCCTGATATGCCTGAAATGTGGAAAAATACTGGAGGAAGCGACTCAATTCGCCTGCCCCGATTGCGGAAACATAGACATTGGTATAAATTCGGGCAACAGAGTCTATGTCAAAGAAGTTATTTGTAAATAA
- a CDS encoding NifU family protein has product MKEKVKEVLEKIKPSLRSHGGDVELVDVTDDGIVKVRLTGACGGCPMSQMTLSMGIEKTLKEEIPGVKKVEAVK; this is encoded by the coding sequence ATGAAAGAAAAAGTGAAAGAAGTGCTTGAGAAAATAAAACCGTCTCTTCGGAGCCACGGCGGCGATGTTGAACTTGTGGATGTCACCGACGACGGAATCGTCAAAGTCAGACTCACCGGAGCCTGCGGCGGCTGCCCCATGAGCCAGATGACGCTTTCCATGGGAATAGAAAAAACCCTGAAAGAGGAAATCCCCGGAGTGAAAAAAGTAGAAGCCGTCAAATAA
- a CDS encoding response regulator, whose translation MKKILVVDDDCWILDACAQMLQFKNYDVNTAADVKEAKRKLEQKKFHMVISDINLPGETGMELLIHIKQKFPGTGVIMMSGNPKISEDECKRGGAFSYLRKPFDGNQFLSKVDAFFSKSTIKK comes from the coding sequence ATGAAGAAAATTTTGGTTGTGGATGATGATTGCTGGATACTGGATGCCTGTGCGCAGATGCTGCAATTTAAAAATTATGATGTGAATACAGCGGCTGATGTCAAAGAGGCAAAAAGGAAACTTGAGCAGAAAAAATTTCATATGGTAATAAGTGATATAAATCTCCCGGGAGAGACAGGGATGGAGCTTCTTATACATATCAAACAAAAGTTCCCGGGCACAGGGGTAATAATGATGTCCGGAAATCCTAAAATAAGCGAAGACGAATGCAAAAGGGGAGGAGCATTCAGTTATTTGCGTAAGCCATTTGACGGTAATCAATTTTTAAGTAAAGTGGACGCCTTTTTTAGCAAGAGCACTATTAAAAAGTAA
- a CDS encoding helix-turn-helix transcriptional regulator: protein MNNIAETVAVFVRKYRKKREMTQEELAEKCGLHPTYIAKIESGRQVCSLKTLSRLADALSVSPHALLGQIDKKQAAVYQFQNEHLRDILEKGNKSDKEMLFAVAETLIKKRKKSKS, encoded by the coding sequence ATGAACAACATAGCTGAAACGGTGGCGGTTTTTGTCCGCAAATACCGTAAAAAAAGAGAAATGACACAGGAGGAACTCGCAGAAAAATGCGGACTTCACCCGACATATATCGCGAAAATTGAAAGCGGCAGACAGGTCTGCAGTTTGAAAACGCTTTCGCGGCTCGCAGACGCCTTAAGTGTATCCCCGCATGCGCTACTCGGGCAGATTGACAAAAAACAAGCAGCGGTTTATCAATTCCAAAACGAACATCTGCGGGATATACTCGAAAAAGGAAATAAGTCCGACAAGGAAATGCTTTTTGCCGTAGCTGAAACGCTGATAAAAAAACGAAAAAAAAGTAAATCTTGA